In the Oncorhynchus nerka isolate Pitt River linkage group LG6, Oner_Uvic_2.0, whole genome shotgun sequence genome, TCTCCTTCCGTCTAAGTGAACTCCATAGGTAACGATCCAGCAGTGTGAGCCTCACCCTTCTCACCTTGCTGACAGACATCTCCTCAGCACGGCATTCCTCCAGAGACTCCACCAGGGAGTGATGGCCCGAGATATCCATCTTGATACGGTGGGAACGTATGGACTTcacatcatcctcatcctccCTCGCCACCGACGGGAACACCTGGAtcaaggagagagggatagagccaTGACACAAGGGATAGACCGGCGATATGAAAACAACGATTCTCAAGATTTAGCAAGGCATTTGATGTCACAGTTAAGCTAAGCCATGAGCAGTCCAGGCACAAAGCTAATTTCATAAGATTTTGATATGAGCTGAGAGTGGAAATATTATTATATTGACTATCTGCTATGAGCAGTTGTGATGTTTCATTTGATTTCTTCGCAACATAAATGTTCCCATTTAAACTCAAATTAATTCATATGTGCCCTCGGGGCAGCCATTCACAATATATTTCCTTATCTCTTTCCTTAGAGCAGAGTTATTGACAGAAAGCACCAGACCAtagatacagtaggctacattacCAGTCTGTCGTGGTCTCCACTGGTTTCAGGGGCTGAGATAGTGGCCTTACTGATGGCCTTGCTGATGGTCTGGGTCTCAAACTGGGGACAGGCAGCCTGGGCATTGCCATCCTTATCCCTCTTTCCCTTCAGCCAGtatgtctctatctctacattaccctgggagggagggaggtttcaGTTAAGATTTCAATTACAAAAGAGGACAACAAATCACACAAATACAGGCACAGCTCATATACACACAGGATGCATAAGCaagcatacagacacacaggcagacacgcacgcacgcacgcacgcacgcacgcacgcacgcacgcacgcacgcacgcacgcacgcacgcacgcacgcgcgcacgctcGCCGCTCGCTGTGTGAGTAAGTGATAAGAAGAGTTGGTTTTAATGGACAGCTGTGAGGTTGATCATTAAAGTTGCAGGGAGCAGAGAGCCTTTGATGAGAAAGTGAGTCACTGCTGCCTCCTGATAATCAGCTGGCTGGCTCACAAACCCTTAGCAGTCATTTACTTTAGCATTTCCTTTGGCTCAAAGACAGACCCAGTGATGACATTTAAGACCCCCACCACCAAGCTATGGTTTGCGAATACCAGTATAGGGTGAGGTTGATTGGTTAAAATAGTTGACACGCAAATTATACGACAGTTGGTCTCTCGTTCTCAGATTCTCCCACAATGCTTTAAAAACAGCTTGGAGCAACAGCAGGAAGAAGGATGTTACACAAACATCTGATTACAGAACAACTGTTTCCTTGGGCGAAAATGAGAATGTTTTGATGACATCGATTGGGAAATATTAGCATTCATTCCAGTAATTATGGTCTTAGCCCTCCAGCTGTGTTGTACGTGGGAGGGCCATGACATAGAAATATTATCACTCTAATTATATGCGTCATAATGACTTCGATTCTTGAATGGGAAGACTGAGAGTCCGTGCTGGCTTCAAATTTCAAATGACCTCACGCTGCGGACATGATGACCAGTTGGTCGCTATTAGTTACAGGGGTCGGTAAGGTTGCCATTGTGACATTGGTGACCCCTGACCTTGATGGTGATAGTGCCTCTCCTTTCGAAGATGAAGTGACTTCCCTTCAGATGCTCATAGGTAGCGCTGCTGAGCTGGATGTGCATCTCCTGaacgggacagagagagtgagagagaggagagtcagaTCAGTCATATCATGATCAGTCATAGAACACCTGGATGTTAGAAATTCATCTTCAtttatcttctcctctcccactcctttTCTTTGACTCtcttttgactctctctctctctctctctaccttgccGTTGCTCTCCATGGCTGATGCGGTGTGGACTGTGTCGCCATGAAGACCGTAGCGTGGCATCTTATGGCCCACCACCCCGGCCACCACCATGCCAGAGTGGATCCCTGCAACGCATATCTTCTGTTACTGACCCAACTAAACACACATCTGCTTCACCAACATGTGTATACGCACAGCACACAGCCACTGAGACTCGGGATGAGAGTGGTTCCCATTGCGTCTCCACTCACCCACTCTGATCTGTATGTTGTTGCCATTGGAGGGGTCTTTGAGGTGGTCTATGGAGCGCACCATGTCCAGGGCCATGTCGCAGATGTTGTGGGCGTGGTATTTAGTCTTCTCTGGAGCCCCCGCCACCACCATGTATGCATCCCCTATGGTCTCAACCTAGGAGGAGAGAATAGGGTTAACATATTACACAAAACACGCCAAGTGATCagttgtctcacacacacacacaccttgaagaCACGGTGCTTCTCGCTGAGTGTGTCGAAGAGTGTGTACATGGTATTGAGCATGGAGACCACCTGCATGGGCGTGATGTGGCTGCAGATACGGGTGAAGCCCACCACATCACTGAACAGGATGGTCACGTCTGGAAACACCTGCAGGTGagacggagacagggagacaggtgagacagggagacaggtgagacagggagacaggttgACAGGGAGACAGGTGGGACAGGCTGGACAGGTGGGCCAGACGGGTAGACAGATGAGACACACACGCCACCCCAACCTTGGCCATGCTAACAGTCAATCCTGACCTCACAGGTGTTGACGGCAGGCTCTCCCTTGCGTAGTCTCTTGGCCACGGGTTTAGGGATCATCCTGTAGAGCAGATCATCTGTCTTCTTCATCTCATAGTCTAGCATCTTCATACTCTCCTCCAGTTTACTGGACTTCTTCTGTTCCTGCACTCACCACAGGGCGGCGATAGAGAGGTGTCACAGCACTGAGTCAATCTGACCATAGACATATGTcgtatcccaaatagcaccctattccctttatagtgcactctggttaaaggtagtgcacaatataggcaATAGGATATTATTAGGGATGCTTTATTACAAATCAGTAAGTACAGTACAAACAGTATCATATGATATATACCTGTATGAGAGCTCTCTTGAGTTCCTCTGACTGCTGGGTTCCTGCCAGTACCAGATCTCTACTGGAGTCATGCATACTCAGGTCGTTGATATAGAGACCGGTTTTAAACATGGCACTCAGACTCTCCATcctatagaaacacacacacaagcacacactcaaTGCTATTCAACAGAACAGGACAAACCaccaatgagtgtgtgtgtgtgtgtgtgtgtgtgtgtgtgtgtgtgtgtgtgtgtgtgtgtgtgtcttacacaGGGGTTCCCAGAAAGATGATGGACTCCCACTCAGGCATGTATCTCATCTGTCCCTTCAGTTTCAGACAGCGACTGCCATCACCCCAGCTCTCCATAGCATTAGCACTGTTGCCATCTGAGAGGGGAGAAGAACAGCGTcaaatccacacacacacgcacgcacacaatcatgcgcacacacgcacacatgcgcacacacgcgcacacacacgcacacgcacacacacgcacgcacacacacacgcacacacacacacacacacacacacacacacacacacacacacacacacacacacacacacacacacacacacacacacacacacacacacacaggggtcagGTCAGTGTTGGTGTGAGGGTTCTAAAGCAGTGTTTCTCAATACTAGTGCCGGGGAcccaaaggggtgcacatttttgtttttgccctagcactaacaCAGTCGATTCAACTAATCAACTCATCATCAGGCATttgatttgaatcaggtgtgtggtgctagggcaaaaacaaaaatgtgcacccctttgggTCCCCGGGACCAGGATTGAGAAACACCGTTCTAAAGGATCGTGACCTTTGTAGTCATCGCCGATGATGGACTGGAAGGCCATGAGCTCCACGTCTACGTCAGCTGTACGGTTAGCATTCTCATAGTCCgaatctgagggagagagagaacatacagaACTGTCAACCTTCAAAAACCCTACGAGACGGAGGGGATAGAAGGCACTATCAGAAAAACACACAGTTCTGTGTTGCCCCCTTTAAATGTGTTCCTCTCTTACTTTGGACTCTGTTATGaaggttcctctctctcttcactggctCCTTGGACATGATCTCAAACAGATTGTTGGGGTGGGAGATGATCTACGTGGATTTAAACCAGATAATATGTTCAATGTCAGTACAGGACattgagaagaagaggagaatagcAAACGTGTGTGATGTTTTAAGGGGTAGGAACTAGAAATGTTTGGGAACAGAAGAGGTCTCACCATGTTCCAGGTAAACTCCACCAGTGGGCGCGCCAGCAGGAAGGCATCATTGATCTTTTTCCCATCCAAGTCAGGGAAGACTGTGGCCAGGCCAGAGCCCACGTTGTGCACCACCATGTCCTACATCAAGCACACAGAGGAGATTCATGAAATATGGTATGTCTAAGCAAGGATGGCTACGTTTTACGTGTGGATTTAGCACGGTACAGTGACACGTGTTCCTTCGCAAAGAGGCAATGCTGATGCTAACGGATATCCAGATGATGTCGGAGTGGTCTTCacgggaggaggagcagaggagcgaCTGGTGGTTTACCTGTCTGAAAACGATGTTGAAGGGGAAGACTTCGAAGAAGAAGTCGCTGGTGATGGGCAAAATCTCCtgctcctcctcgtcctccttcaTGATGTAACGGTAGGCGGAGTTGTCAAAGTTCAGCCTGCAGAAAACGGAAAACACAGAAAACACACCACTTACTCATGCAATGTCTACATGACATCCACACACGGTGGATGCGATTCCCAAATCATGTAAACAATGAGACTTCATGAAAATCTGTACATAGAAAAGCTGATCATGAAAAGCTGTACATACATAGCTGTACATAGATACACTCCGTGATTATCCATTGTATCCATTATCCATTGGCTTCAGTGCTACTAAGCAGACGTTACTGGGTCGAATGCACATGATACAAATGGAGGTTGATTTGTTTAGAGGGTTgcctgagtcccaaatgacaTCTTATTTTAATGCAGcacatttgaccagagcactatagggtgccatttggaacacgaGGAGTGTTTGTGTAGTCTGACTGACCTCATGGTGACGTGTGAGTAGTCTCCCACCAGTTGTTCAGACAGCACCTCCACGTGGATATCCGTGTCATAGAACTGTTTCCCCATCTGTCTCAGCTGGCCCATGGCGTAGTGGAGGTAACCCTTACGCTTACTCCTACAGggcaggggggaggggaggggtgagaatGTCTTTGGTGTATGGGTGGTGGagttattcatctctctctctctctctctctctctctctctctctctcttctctctctctctctctctctctctctcactcactctctctctctctctctacttctctctctctctctctctctcactctcactctctctctctctacttatctctgtctctcatcctcGCCTCTCAGACCTGTAGTGGAGGGTGACTCCGGTAGctgattcctcctgacagaagaAGGTAGGGGGCTGGACCTTGGGGTAGCTGAAGCGCAGGTACTCATGGAGGTTATCCAGCCCGTTCACAATCAAAAACAGTTCAGTTTAAGCGCTACAGATCAAAAACACGCACGTGAAAAACGACCCAACACCTGGGACACACAGCAGACACAGAAAAAACAAGAGCTTTAAGCGCTACAGATCAAAAACACAGATATATAACCCTTATCAACAAAAGAAAATGCAACCACTCAGCACAGACACAACACAGGTAAATACAATACAGATCAAAAACACAGTTCAGTTTAAGCGCTACAGATCAAAAACACAGTTCAGTTTAAGCGCTACAGATCAAAAACACAGTTCAGTTTAAGCGCTACAGATCAAAAACACAGTTCCAGTTTAAGATCAAAAACACAGCAGTTTACAGATCAAAAACACAGTTCAGTTTAAGCGCTACAGATCAAAAACACAGTTCAGTTTAAGCGCTACAGATCAAAAACACAGTTCAGTTTAAGCGCTACAGATCAAAAACACAGTTCAGTTTAAGCGCTACAGATCAAAAACACAGTTCAGTTTAAGCGCTACAGATCAAAAACACAGTTCAGTTTAAGCGCTACAGATCAAAAACACAGTTCAGTTTAAGCGCTACAGATCAAAAACACAGTTCCAGTTTAAGCGCTACAGATCAAAAACACAGTTCAGTTTAAGCGCTACAGATCAAAAACACAGTTCCAGTTTAAGCGCTACAGATCAAAAACACAGTTCCAGTTTAAGCGCTAGTCCCACCTTGAGGATCCTGTCGTAACCGTACTTCCCCACGAAGCCCAGGAAATAGACCCCCCAGGAGTTCATGAGCTCATTGTAGGGGGTTCCTGTCACTCCGCTGGCTGCCTTGGCAATACGTGGGATGACACTTTCACTGTAcacctgcaaacacacacaggtaTTCACAGACAGAACCTCGGTCACTTTCACTGTAcacctgcaaacacacacaggtaTTCACAGACAGAACTTCGGTCACTTTCACTGTACACCTTCAGAGAGACACAGGTATTCACAGACAGAACCTCGGTCACTTTCACTGTACAcctgcaaaaacacacacaggtaTTCACAGACAGAACCTCGGTCACTTTCACTGTACACCTTCAGAGAGACACAGATGCTGACGGAGATCATCAACAGCaacagacagaactacagacactgaCTTTAGACCTGCAGAGAGACATTTTTGCTCAAGGCAATCTATAGAGCTCAAACTAGAAATTAGAAACTAGAACTACATATAGAGTGCTCCTGAACATTTCTAAATACTGTATCAATTGGCATATCAGGACCCCTCGAAACATAAATACATAACGGTTTTAATTTTGTGAGCAAAATGTCAAAAATCTACCTGGTGGGTGACAAAGGAGTGTAGCCTGACATCGGCCCTCTCTCTGACCAGTTTCCACACATCATCTCCATACGACTCCTTGATGAAGTCATGCAGAGACTCACACAGCAGTCCATACATCATTCACCCTGCTTCAGTCTGCACTGGGACCAAGACCTAGGAACAGAACAGGCTCAGCCCACAGAAACACAGTAGGGAAAAAGAGTTTCAGTGATCCAAGCACCTGCGACACGAGCGAATGAGATGTAGGTTAGCCAAAGACGAGCTCAAAGCCTGTGTTCCTCACACGGTTTGGTCCATTTGACTGATGACTTAATCAAACTAAAACTTAGTTGAATCCTTGTTACCAAGGTCTAAAAGCctcagtgtgtgcgtgtgacgCTGCTTCCGACCTCATTTGCCAGCACTTTCCTACGGCTCTGTCTAAGTCTCTTTTGAATTATCCTATAAGACTACCTTGTGTTGAGGACAGCTagattccttccttccttccctccttccagcCACTGTTTAATCTGCAGATCCTCTAGACAATCAGTTTTAAAGGAACCTTCATTACACAAACTCTTAGCTTCAATGGGCTCGTATTGTCCTGTTGTCAGCTGTCACTACCTGGTGGTCCTGCAGCCCACTCCACATGACAGCAGCACACTGTATAGGGGGCCAGAGGGGCCAGCCCTCACTAGCAGATGACACCAGTCAAGTGGGTTTCCCCTCTATGATCTGTGCTAAAGAGTTAAGATACCAAATGGTGTCTTGGCTGTCCAATTTTTCAGGAAAGATGATAGTTATCTGCTGAAAAACATACACTAATCCGAATGTGTCACTTTTTACATTCACTGGTGCTACATCAGCAGGTACAGGGTAActacactgagcaaaaatataaacgcaacatgcaacaattttaaagattttactgagttacagttcatataaggaaatcagtcaactgaaataaattcattaggccccaatctatggatttcacatgactgggaatacagacatgcacctgttggtcacagatacctttttaaaaaaggtaggggtgtggaccagaaaaccagtcagtatctggtgtgaccaccatttgcctcatgcagagcGACACGTCTCCCTCATATAGAGTTGATGAAGCTGTTGATTGTAGCCTGTGGAATGTTTtcccactccttttcaatggctgCGTGAAGTTATCGAACATGCTGTTGAacacagagcatcccaaacatgctcaatggaagacatgtctggtaagtatgcaggccatggaataaCTGGTACATTTACAGCTTCCAGGAGCAGTGCACAGATCCTTGTGACACatttgcattatcatgctgaaaaattagttgatggcggtggatgaattgCACAACAATGggctcaggatcttgtcacggcatctctgtgcattcaaattgatcgataaaatgcaattgtgtttgttgtccgtctAATGCCATACATAACCCCACAGCCAACATGGGGCACTGTGTTCATAAAGTTGACATCAGCACACTGCCTGCCCACACGGCACCATCtgtccggtacagttgaaaccggaatTCATCCGTTGAGACCagacttctccagcgtgccagtggccatcggagGTGAgcgtttgcccactgaagttggttacaacgccaaactgcagtcaggtcaataccctggtgaggacgacgagcacgcagatgagcttccctaagaaggtttctgacagtttgtgcagaaatgtttctgttgtgcaaacccacagtttcatcagctgtccgggtggctggtctcagatgatcccgcaggtgaaaaacccgaatgtggaggtcctgggctggcgtggttacacggggtctgcggttgtgaggccggttggacgtactgccaaattctctaaaattacattggaggcggcttatggttgagaaataaacatttaattatctggcaacagctctggtggacattccagcagtcagcatgccaattgcacgctccctcaaaaaataagacatctgtggcattgtgttgtgtgacaaagctgcacattttagagtggccttttattttccccagcacaaggt is a window encoding:
- the LOC115131142 gene encoding soluble guanylate cyclase 88E-like, coding for MYGLLCESLHDFIKESYGDDVWKLVRERADVRLHSFVTHQVYSESVIPRIAKAASGVTGTPYNELMNSWGVYFLGFVGKYGYDRILKVLGRFSRAFVNGLDNLHEYLRFSYPKVQPPTFFCQEESATGVTLHYRSKRKGYLHYAMGQLRQMGKQFYDTDIHVEVLSEQLVGDYSHVTMRLNFDNSAYRYIMKEDEEEQEILPITSDFFFEVFPFNIVFRQDMVVHNVGSGLATVFPDLDGKKINDAFLLARPLVEFTWNMIISHPNNLFEIMSKEPVKRERNLHNRVQNSDYENANRTADVDVELMAFQSIIGDDYKDGNSANAMESWGDGSRCLKLKGQMRYMPEWESIIFLGTPVMESLSAMFKTGLYINDLSMHDSSRDLVLAGTQQSEELKRALIQEQKKSSKLEESMKMLDYEMKKTDDLLYRMIPKPVAKRLRKGEPAVNTCEVFPDVTILFSDVVGFTRICSHITPMQVVSMLNTMYTLFDTLSEKHRVFKVETIGDAYMVVAGAPEKTKYHAHNICDMALDMVRSIDHLKDPSNGNNIQIRVGIHSGMVVAGVVGHKMPRYGLHGDTVHTASAMESNGKEMHIQLSSATYEHLKGSHFIFERRGTITIKGNVEIETYWLKGKRDKDGNAQAACPQFETQTISKAISKATISAPETSGDHDRLVFPSVAREDEDDVKSIRSHRIKMDISGHHSLVESLEECRAEEMSVSKSHYKDALHHNNGLQDSHIELDSPEFDVHNSIMASPDGSIDSHCSEKSAMCSVS